The Coccinella septempunctata chromosome 6, icCocSept1.1, whole genome shotgun sequence genome segment CATCTCAACAAAACTCCACAGATACCCACCTCAGCAAGTCGTCTGAGAAGTACCGAATGATTTATTTTATCGAACGCTTTTTTCAAATCGGTATAAATGGCGTCTATCTGGTATCGACATCCGATCCTCTCGTGGAGGTAATCCAAAAATGTCAGCAAGTTGATCTCCAGGTTTCGTCCCCTCACAAAGCCATGTTGATTTTCAATAATAAGATCTTTCACGtgatatgaaatgaatttacaAACAAGCGACTCAAAGATCTTGGGAATGGTCGACAAAATAGCGATAGGTCGATAGTTTTGGATTAGGTCCTTTCGGCCGTCCTTATGAACGGGAACGATCTTAGAGAGCTTCCAGCAATGAGGAAAAACTCCACTCTGGAGGGACCGATTGAAGATAATGGCAAGTGGCAACGACAATGAGTCGCAGCAATTCCTCAGCAATATAGGTGGAATCTCATCCGGACCTGGACCCTTGTTTTGATTTAAAGTTCGTAAGGCCTCCGTTACACTCTCCTCAGAAATAGTAACCTCATGCAAATAATTACTGTTGTATTTATTATCGACAATGTCTAGATTTTCATCCGAACCAAAGACAGGCTCAAACACAGAGCTGAAAAAGTCAGCAAAAAGGTTGGAAATCTCTTCAGGTGAGGAGGCCTCAACATCGCCTCTCATCATAACAGATGGAAACTTGCTATGGCATTTTCTATGAGAAACAAACTTAAAAAATCTGTTTGAGTCATGTGGTAGTTCCTGCTCTATCGTATCCAAATAGCGATAAAAATCTCTCGAAATCAACCTTTTCGATAGAGCCCTGGAATGCCTGAACTGGTCATAATCTAAAGTAAGCATATGCAAACTACGGCCCGCCGTTTGACCGCCTGATAAGGAAAAGCAATGTCACCTAATAGTTGTCTCAAAGCGTAAGTTGCGTACTGTTTATTATCAtcttaaaatgttgaagattatacatcgaaGACGACAAATTAGCTGGAAACGTATTAGGTGGAAGAAGGACTGATGAATGGGGGCTTCATAgctgctgaagtgaaccaagtccatgcagcctagttttgggatacatgacttaggttagaatataagcatatgcttacattcactttacacaaatctgaagaagtcacttttgaattaattggtgataaacaacttctatgtcatgtatctcaaaactaggctgcatggacttggttcacttcagccctGAATCCCTCGAATAAAAgtccaccaatttgttattcaaattgcatagTTGTGCTCGAAGCTCAGCCTTAGTACTGCGTGTTCATCTGGCAGcggctggcattatttcttgtaatcccaagaaaaagcaaaagtcgccaaatctccttcgatgttccaacgactgcatcacagaacacaaatagtgatgcatggaatccaaaacttgcaacgaacggcttgttgctgagctccaaacatgaaggcagtattcaagtgtgattaacggccgttttcaataatcctatctatccattgtttcagttactgaagatgcatgtgatttcgtttctatgatctatctgtagatatattttagaatggttaccaatggttactaatcgtcagtaagtgaaacgatggatagataggtttattgaaaacggccgtaatacatgaaaatttattcaattattcgattctgcgtagattgaatcgattaagtaacggttttcttctaaatgaaaatttttgagctttaagaacggtattaattattggatctaacattaattttagtttagcaaagtttgcgcgcaacttagcataggtgtagtgttctagttctctcaattctgaactaaattattttggatttgcttgggagtcttgggacctcgagttatagcagtcaacagcacggttactgagatgatgatattatgctcgtgatggttagtaacgaatcaagcattaaaatttttgtttggttCGTTGTCATCgtctgtgtaattcgaagtatttttgaccttttgattttcattgataagAGCAACAAGaatatcacatatttttcaaaaatttcaagaaacaaacaatcaGGTCCTTCaaagtaggggagagttcctttgaattggacggcccatgaaccggacgctacagttttctactacactcgatagtaatttagcatcctttacgtaaatcccatttttgcaacaaggcacgagccacagggtcagccattttacaagagatctcgatcgatgttgcgaaaatgggatttacgtaaaggatgctaaattactatcgagtgtagtagaaaactgtagcgtccggttcatgggccgtccaattcaaaggaactctcccctatcTTTGACTAATATTTACATACTGGAGGGAGGAGCACCAAATATGACGGGCGAAATCTGGTATCGTGGGAATATTTAATGAACAACGGCATATTGTTATTTGAACAGGTGTTTTCCACTATGAAACTATGAATAGCAGCGTAAGCAACCGACTATAaatgtgcctacagattactctaacgtgacgtgggcccatgtcataatgcgcatgattcaaaaatctaacatcggattttgcgcggaagcgttcaatgttggaacgtgggaatacacgaagctcaatcacagtttcatttttcacatactctttcgtatcctaccgaacaataattaatttttgtaatttttttttacttttctaggatgttagtcatgtttgatgtaaaaatcgaaaagaagttaatcacttgtaaaaatgtgtatttttttttggccctcctaggtaatttttcattttatctggccctcccctcAAAAAGTTTGTCCATGCCTGATCTAAAGGGTCTTTGTAAATTTTGTACCTACTATGAAACTTATGCTTCCTTCGAATAGTACgaattgtatcttttgaaaaataaaaggggaaatttttatttatgtttaATTGAGGTATGTGTTCCGAGATCAACCCTCTCAATATGTTATAAAAGACGTTCACACCGGCATTAACATCAACATTCTCCAAGAGACCAGGCCAATCCACTCTTAGAAGCGCAGCATTCAAAGCCTGGTAATCGCCCCTCCTGAAATTAAATCCCGAACATCTAGATTTTCTCAAATAGCGGTGTGCGTTAACGTCCAATAAAAACTCTACTGACGGATGGTGATTATCTTCACCAACAAGAGGAGCATCACATCTCCTTACATTATTCACTCTCATCTTGTCACATAAAATCAAatctaaaattttattattaaaatTACGTATACTATTGAATTGCttaagatttgaaaaatttaaagtaTCAATGAAAAATGCATATTTGTTGTCAACATCTGTGGTATAAAGTACATTATTCGATATATCGTTCACCCACTCCGAGGACGAACAATTAAAGTCACCACACACCAGTAATAAGTCTTGATCCCGAATTTTCGTCCTGTTGGATTCCAGCTTGCCGGAAAAAGCTGCACGTGCCTCATCGTCGCCCGGATCTTACATATATGTATAAGGTTAATCCTCCAATTCTTGGTTTggaatgaattgaataaaataaacTCCGAATGGTTGCTCTGTGAATAAAGTTTATTGTATTTATCGAAGGTCTATCCAGGCTAGAGGTAAACTTCAAAGCGGAATGGTCAGAAATATGGTATTCAATCACCTGAGTTTGTCCCACAAGGGTGGTAATCACATTGTCCAAACACGATCCTGCAGAAGGGCGAGTAGGCCGCCGATTAGAGAACTTTAAGTTGAAACTCTCCAGCAATGACATGAACTCAACAACATCTGAGGATCTTGACAGAATGTCCAAATTAAAATCTCCCACCAAAATGAAATTAGCCCTCTCAAGCGTACACCGATCCAGAATCGTTCTAAGTTTTTCTAAGAACAGATCCACATCAGCTGAAGGTTGGGAATTTGGCCTGTAAATGCATATAATCAGTATCTTACAATTATCCAAACAGATCTGTACAGCAGAACACTCAATGACACCAGATATACTTAACAGGTTGTCCGACAGAACAATTCAGCTGTTCTCTAACGTAGATTGCACATCCACCATGTCTCCCTCTTATACGGCAAAAACTTGAAACCAACTTGTGGTCGACCAGTTTGTATGCTGGAAGTTCTTCCTTGCACTTCCAGTGTTCTGTAATAGCTATAATGTCTGAATTTTCTTCATGAGATGAAAGCTGTAGGCTATTCATAGCTGTGCCCAGCGACTGAACATTTTGTAGTATGAGGCTGAGATATTTGGTTAATTTCCGGTCGTGATGTTTTTAAGATCTTCGCTTCAGTGGTTGTGGTTCTTGCTTctctatttttctgaaaaaacatcttgtcaaatgtgaactCTCTCAGTGCAACGCCCTGAGGCCAAAAAGATTCATTGAAAACTGTTTCAAAGGACTCTTCGGTTGGTAAACCCACACTGAAAGCTCAATTGGGTCCCAGGCAATTTAGTTTCCTTACAATGATCTGCACATTTATATTAGACTCCTTCAAGAATTCTTGAACATCCTCTTCCGTAACTCCCTTACCAGCGATCTTCCCCACATATATCCATATTCGACGAATTGCTCCTCTTATAGGCATATTTTTATCGATGATTTTTGTTCCATAACAAGATTTCCTagaagattttgaatttttgattgcTTTTCTCCTTTCAACTGTGGTCCATTCATCAGCAGGAAGTTCATTGTTTTCAGTTGGTTTGTTTATTTCCGTACTCTCAGACAATGTCATCTGTTTGGGAATTCCGTGATCCTCGGGAACATATGATGACTGTGCTAACGGACGCTTATCTTCCGTGTTTGTGGAATTACCATATGATTTATCTCCTGATGTTGTACGTTTCTTATCTTTCTTAATGTTGTTGGAATTTTTCACCTCATGGATATTGGTTTTTGTGGTGATCTCGATTGAATTTTATTCTTACTTTTACATTGTTCCAAAAGCGACTTCAGATACAGATTCTCGAGTTTGAGAAGTTCTTGCATCGTTGACTTGGAAATCTTCATTAGTCGATTTTTGTACGTAAACCTCAGGCTGACAGGTGGTTGTTTTCCGGCTCGCAGCAAGGACCAGGCACGAAGGGTGAAAAATACCCTCACATTTCGTGCACTTGACAAACTCCTTGACTTTGCGATTGCAATGAAAACAGACTTTATCTTTAATTTCATTGTTGTCTTGAGAGATCGCGAAACGAATATGAATAACATTATGAATAattaatgaattgaattttattaattaacTGTTCCTAATAAAGAAATCTTAATTATTAAGCCTTGCATTTCTCTCAGTGCAGGAAGAAACAAAACTGGTATAGCAGTTTTCCAATTACCTCTTTGGCTGGCCACTTTGACTTCTTCAGAGAAATGCCTATCacaaacaaaatataatttGCGTATTTGTTTATTGCCTTGTCTTCTAACTGCAACACCATAAGAGTTTTCTCAACACTCCACCTATTTGTCAGAATGAGGTAAATATAATTCATTCCTGAATTTCACAGGAGGATAATCGTCCTTGAATTCCTTAACAACTTCTCTCGCCTCATTCATTCCCAGACCTTCCTAATCAACTTgaacagtttgattgaatatccagcatgtCTCATTAtttaaatcaatccttcatgccatactatGTGGAATGCTCTGGCGTGAGTCTCAGcaattgctgttctgttgagtgatctcttctgaatccgaattgctctgctggaatgagattcagattttcagtttcttctgtaagccttttggcgattactctttctaccacttttcctagggcggacaataaacttatcggcctgtagttttgggggaattttttatctttgcctggtttgttgaacactatgacttctgcagttttccactttttcggatagtgttcagtcctcattataccgttcgcaatatttgtgagtgcagctataccttttctaggtaatttcttcaacatagcattcgttattttatcacttatCACGGGagctttcctatttttcaagcttctgattatctcctttatttcaaatggagaggttggtttttctattttgtcgtctactggtggttcatccatttcttcttcgttgttctcgactagttcttccagatcatcattaCATATCTTCATCAGGTCTGTGATTTATtgtcgattctcgttcgatcgagtccgccagtgcttctgctttatcgatattcgtatatgccattcctctttctccgtgcagaggtggtattttagtcttttctcttctcagacatttttgcattttctatgcagaatgatcgatagtatttagttcttgaactcttttgttccatctatttgttctcatgtccttcagggcatttttagaatttggctgtgtcggtttagattcttcttttttatatctgttttgttgagcctgtatgtttttcttagtcgcTGATTTTTCCTGATGAGATATtcgatttctctgggtgtatcaccgtatGGATGTGTCGGTGCTGGTctggttattttctttgtgctctttttgtaggcatctagtatattcttttctagtttatcaactgcagTTTCAAGGTCTTCCgatgtgttgattgttggtatttctgttacctctgCTTGTATCAGATCGCTATATATCGtaccaatcggtgtattctcttgtttgcattagttttcttcctggcccttctcctattgttaattcgatgggattgtgattagaggttccgtcccacaaggtctctatcgagaattctctagtgatatttttcataattgcgatatcaattatatctggtaatccatttccaaatgctaggtacgttggttcttcaggtcaaataacgatagcttcatgtttttcagcgaaatctttcagttttctgccatttctgttttccatcctgctgttccattctggagatttgcaattaaaatatccgatgcagattttcgggtttgtttcatctagtaagttgttaatctcttcttccaatgagTTTTATTTGCgcgtcttttatatgccgatgtgatttcgactctttgtcgattcatttcagcaacaatcgtcactgtttccatttgtgactcgtcagatcttcctttaaaatagtgtttcagatctcatctaaccagtaaggcaacacctccagtgtttgcgattctgtcacatctatatatctcataattcatgatgttcaatcgcgtatttggttgtattcttgtttcttgtaaggctataatatcaggttttctctctgatattatttcttctatctcggattttcgagttctgaccccgtttatgctccaggagactattttaagggaattcgTCCTAGTTGTTTGTTCCactatttcagtttactgaacattccttggaattttttctccatctctctttcaattttcaacatgattttgttgaaaattttttccgtgtctaaatcgtcggtgGATTCAGAGACATTTTTGTGTTCTTTTGTTTTGGTGATAGGTTTTGCTTGGGGCGAGTTCTGTtgttccttcttctgtactggtttaggtacttcttttttcttgtcgtctactttggagagggtgggcttctttttctcctggactttttgaggaaatgTGCTCTGCGGAGCCGATTTCTGGCATGTTTTCCCCTTGCTTGTCACCAATTTGAATTCtttacatcctttgtagcttgctggatggccttcttcgccgcacagaacgcatgtgacatttctctcctcaccttttctggtaagttcgcaatcttttgtgcaatgattgcccatacatttgacgcatctgtatggaaaagagcacttgttttgggcatgtccgtacctctggcatcttaagcattggcttggattttctgcccttctttttgattccactacaatgcagaaaTTGTAGAGgggtcttatttcgaaaatctcctttctctgagttttgaccaggtataagggtgtGA includes the following:
- the LOC123315372 gene encoding uncharacterized protein LOC123315372 yields the protein MRVNNVRRCDAPLVGEDNHHPSVEFLLDVNAHRYLRKSRCSGFNFRRGDYQALNAALLRVDWPGLLENVDVNAGVNVFYNILRGLISEHIPQLNINKNFPFYFSKDTIRTIRRKHKFHSRYKIYKDPLDYDQFRHSRALSKRLISRDFYRYLDTIEQELPHDSNRFFKFVSHRKCHSKFPSVMMRGDVEASSPEEISNLFADFFSSVFEPVFGSDENLDIVDNKYNSNYLHEVTISEESVTEALRTLNQNKGPGPDEIPPILLRNCCDSLSLPLAIIFNRSLQSGVFPHCWKLSKINSFHIT